The following nucleotide sequence is from Chromobacterium rhizoryzae.
TCAAGGTGGACGCGGTGTCGCTGGGCGAAATCGAACGCGCGCTGGCCGCCGGCTATCGGGCGGACTCCGCCGAGCCTTCCGACATCGTCTTCACCGCCGATGTGCTGGACCGGGCCACGCTGGCGCGAGTGGCGGCCGAAGGCATCGCCGTCAACGCCGGTTCCATCGACATGCTGCGTCAGCTGGGCGCGGCTTCGCCCGGCCATAGGGTCTGGCTGCGCGTCAACCCCGGCTTCGGCCATGGCCATAGCCAGAAAACCAATACCGGCGGCGAGAACAGCAAGCACGGCATCTGGCATGAACAGGTGGCCGACGCGCTGGCGGTGATCCGCCAGTTCGGCCTGCACTTGGTGGGCTTGCACATGCATATCGGCTCAGGCGTCGATTACGGCCACCTGCAACAGGTCTGCGGCGCCATGGTCAGGCTGGCGACCCAGTTGGGCCACGACATCGAGGCGATCTCCGCCGGCGGCGGCCTGTCCATCCCTTACCGCGACGGCGACGCCCGCATCGACACCGCGCATTATTTCGAGCTGTGGGACGAGGCGCGGCGGCGGATCGCCGCTCACCTGGGCCACCCGGTGCGGCTGGAGATCGAGCCCGGTCGTTTCCTGGTGGCGGAATCCGGCGCCCTGATCTCCGAGGTGAGGGCGGTCAAAACCATGGGCAGCCGGCGCTTCGTGCTGGTGGACGCGGGCTTCAACGACTTGATGCGCCCCGCCATGTACGGCAGCCATCACGATATTTCCGTCCTCAGCGCGGACGGCGAGGAAAAATCAGGCGAGCGCGCCCCCTGCGTGGTGGCGGGCCCCCTGTGCGAATCGGGGGATGTCTTTACCCAACAGGAGGGCGGCGTGGTGGAAAGCCGCCTGCTGCCGGAGGCTCAGGTAGGGGATTTGCTGGTGTTTCACGACGCCGGCGCTTACGGCGCCACCATGTCGTCTAACTACAATAGCCGGCCGCTGCTGGCCGAGGCCATGATAGACGGCGCCTCCAGCCGGCTGATCCGCCGCCGTCAAACCATGGCGGAGTTGCTGGAGCTGGAACGCGTCTAAGTGCTCAGCTGAGCTTCAGGTCGGCCAGCGTCTGCTGGAAGGCCTGATAGATGTCCTGATAACTGGCGTAACCGTCGAACACGCCCACCACCTGGGGCGATTGCAAACCGCGCGCCAGCAATTGCTGGCCGCGGCGCGAGCGCGGACTCAGCGCGCGCAGCCGCTGGCTGCGTTCGTCCCAATACACCAGCTTGGCTTCGTCCGCGCCCTCCAGCCGTGAAATCAGTTTGTCCACCTGCTCCGCCGGTTGCAGCATCATGCGGTGGGAAACCCTCTTGCCAAGTGCGGATGCATATTCCATGAGTCGTGTCCGGTGCTTCGCAGTGGGCCGCGAGCGATCCATACTGCTGATTGGAAAAACCTTGCCGGCTCCAGCCTCCGGAAAGGCCGTCAGCCGGCAACACCACATATTTTTCGCAATAAGAGAAGGCACCACAATCGGATTAATCTTAAATTCCCGGCGAAAAACTGGATGGATAAAATGACAAAAGGGCGCCGAAGCGCCCTTTGCTGCCGCCGGACAAGCCGCCGGAGCAAACTTTTTAGTTTTTCAGCACCATATTGTTGATGACGAACTTCACGCCCGGCACTTTTTCGGCAATCTGCCCCGCTTTGAACATCTGCTGGTCGTCGGTCATGCCGCCTTCAATCGTCACCTCGCTCTTCTTGCTGCTCACCTTCAGGCTCAGCGGCTGCAGTTCGGCATCGCCGTTCAAGGCCTGTTGCACGCTGGCGGCCAACTCTTCATCGGTCGGCGGGGTCTGCTCGGCGTAAGCCGGCAGGCCGGCGGACAGCAAGGTGGTCAACAACAAGGCGCGGATGCAAAAACGTTTCATCAGATTCTCCAGTGATATGGCCTGCATGCGCTCAAGCCCAAGCTTCAGCGCGAATGTTTTACCGCATACTAGCGAGGAAACTTTTCAATTTTGTTGCCAGTCCATGACAACGCGGCGCGACGGTCTCGCCTGTTGGCGCCGCCGCAACAATCGCCGCGGCCGTCATCGCCCCGTCATGCGCGTCCCAGCGTAGAATCAGACCGGTTCGCAGCGCGTCGCTGCCCTAGCCCCGTTTCAGAGAACTTAGCGCATGTTAAAAAAATGGCTGTTGTTACTGCTTGTCGTCGGCCTGGCCGCCTGCTCCACTTCCAGTCCGCCCGGCAAGACGGGCGGCGCGGCGCGGGAAAGCGGCGCGCCGACCGCCTTGCCGGCCTGGAGCCAGCAGGACTTGGGCGATACCCTCGTCGCGCTGAAGCAAAGCTGTAAGGCCATCGCCAGAAAACCGGGCTGGACCGAAGTGTGCCGGCAAGCCGACGGCATCGCCGCCGACAACGCGCAGGCGGTGCGCCAGTTCTTCGAAAACCGCTTCGCCGCCTGGAAGGTCAACGACGGCAGCCGCGACAGCGGCTTGATCACCGGTTATTACGAACCGCTGCTCAGCGGCAGCCGGACGCGCAGCGAACGCACCCCCTGGCCGGTATACGGCATCCCTGCCGATTTTTACAGCGTGGACGTTCCGCCCTCGGTTCGCGGCAAGTCCAGCCTGACGGCGCGCCGCAGCGGGCCCAACCGGCTGGCGCTGAGCGCGGCCGGCGATATTGAAATCCGCCCCGGCGACTTTCCCGCCGACAACCGCGGCACGCGGCTGAAGGGCCGCCTGGAAGGCAAACGCCTGCTGCCGTATTACACCCGCGCGGAAATCAACCAGGGCAAGGGCGTGGCCAACGCGCCCATCCTCGCCTGGGTCGAAGATCCGGTGGAGCTGTTCTTCCTGCAAGTGCAGGGCTCGGGCCGCATCCAGCTGGACGACGGCAGCTTCATCCATATCGGCTACGCCGAGCAAAACGGTTACGGCTATCAATCTATCGGCAAATGGCTGGTGGACAAGGGCGAGCTGACCATGGGCGACGCGTCCATGCAGGGCATCAAGGACTGGCTAGCGCGCAATCCGCAACGCCGGCAAGAGCTGTTCGCGGTGAATCCCAGCTATGTGTTCTTCAAAACCTTGCCGGGCGACAACGGCGGCCCCATGGGCGCGCTGGGCG
It contains:
- a CDS encoding BON domain-containing protein, with protein sequence MKRFCIRALLLTTLLSAGLPAYAEQTPPTDEELAASVQQALNGDAELQPLSLKVSSKKSEVTIEGGMTDDQQMFKAGQIAEKVPGVKFVINNMVLKN
- the mltA gene encoding murein transglycosylase A, producing the protein MLKKWLLLLLVVGLAACSTSSPPGKTGGAARESGAPTALPAWSQQDLGDTLVALKQSCKAIARKPGWTEVCRQADGIAADNAQAVRQFFENRFAAWKVNDGSRDSGLITGYYEPLLSGSRTRSERTPWPVYGIPADFYSVDVPPSVRGKSSLTARRSGPNRLALSAAGDIEIRPGDFPADNRGTRLKGRLEGKRLLPYYTRAEINQGKGVANAPILAWVEDPVELFFLQVQGSGRIQLDDGSFIHIGYAEQNGYGYQSIGKWLVDKGELTMGDASMQGIKDWLARNPQRRQELFAVNPSYVFFKTLPGDNGGPMGALGVPLTGGYSIAVDPRYIPLGAPVYLLTTWPHSTQPLARLVHAQDTGSAIKGAVRADFFWGFGTEAGMYAGRMKQQGNLWMLLPKGMNPSQAL
- the lysA gene encoding diaminopimelate decarboxylase, yielding MKCFDARQLAELARQYGSPLWVYHADTIRRRIAELKGFDVIRYAQKANSNTHILSLMREQGVKVDAVSLGEIERALAAGYRADSAEPSDIVFTADVLDRATLARVAAEGIAVNAGSIDMLRQLGAASPGHRVWLRVNPGFGHGHSQKTNTGGENSKHGIWHEQVADALAVIRQFGLHLVGLHMHIGSGVDYGHLQQVCGAMVRLATQLGHDIEAISAGGGLSIPYRDGDARIDTAHYFELWDEARRRIAAHLGHPVRLEIEPGRFLVAESGALISEVRAVKTMGSRRFVLVDAGFNDLMRPAMYGSHHDISVLSADGEEKSGERAPCVVAGPLCESGDVFTQQEGGVVESRLLPEAQVGDLLVFHDAGAYGATMSSNYNSRPLLAEAMIDGASSRLIRRRQTMAELLELERV